In Arthrobacter sp. MN05-02, the genomic stretch ATGAGGCCGAGGGCGGCGGCCCACACCGGTTCGTCGCCCAGGGCGTAGGGCACGAGTACGAGGGGGAAGGCGTAGGCGGCGTTGCTGATCGAGTCGACGTACGGGCGGGCCTTGAATCGCAGCGGCGGTGCGGAGTAGAAGACGAAGACCAGGGCGTAGGCGGCTATCCACGCGAGCGCCGGGGGCGGCAGGGTGACGGCGAACCAGACGAGGAAGGGCACGTTGGTGACCAGGACCGAAAGCCAGATCGTCCGGACCTCGGAGGCCCGGATCCGGGCTCCCTCGAGCGAACCCTTGCGGGGGTTGAGGGCGTCGGTGTCCTGGTCGAAGATGTCGTTGACGCCGTAGATCAGCAGGTTGAACGGCAGCGTGAGCCAGACCAGGAGCGCGAGGGCCTCCTCCTGCCAGAACACCCCGGTGAGCCACATCCCGACGACGCCGGTGCCGAACGTGTTGATCCAGAGCACCGGCCGGGAGATCGAGACCATGCGCAGCGCCGCTGGCGCAAATCCTGCCTGTGGCACTGCTGGGATCCTCTTCGGACCGGCTGGGCGCGCACCCGACGGGACTCGAGCCCGTCGTGCGCCGGATGGTCCCAGCCTACGGGGTGCGCAGCGGCCCTCGGTCTGCCGCCGCGGCGGACCGAGGGAAGACAGTCGGGTGCGGCAACACTGGTGTGTCTAGAATCATAGGCGGGCCCGATGGCGTGCTCCCGATGCACCATCCACCTCGTCGAAGGAACCCCACCCCCCATGAAGATCGGAATCCTCACCAGCGGCGGCGACTGCCCCGGACTGAACGCCGTCATCCGCGGCGCGGTGCTCAAGGGCATCAAGGTGCACGAGCAGGAGTTCGTCGGGTTCCGCGACGGGTGGCGTGGCGTCGTCGAGGGCGACATCATCGATCTCCCCCGCCATGCGGTGAGGGGCATCTCCAAGCAGGGCGGCACCATCCTGGGTACGTCGCGCACCAACCCCTTCGAGGGCAAGGGCGGCGCGGAGGCCATCAAGGAGAACCTGGATCGCCTCGGTATCGACGCGATGATCGCGATCGGCGGAGAGGGTACGCTCGCCGCCGCCAAGCGCCTCACGGACCTCGGCCTCAAGATCGTCGGAGTCCCCAAGACCGTCGACAACGACCTCGACGCCACCGACTACACCTTCGGTTTCGACACCGCCGTGCAGATCGCCACCGAGGCGATCGACCGGCTGCGCACCACGGGCGAGTC encodes the following:
- the ubiA gene encoding prenyltransferase → MPQAGFAPAALRMVSISRPVLWINTFGTGVVGMWLTGVFWQEEALALLVWLTLPFNLLIYGVNDIFDQDTDALNPRKGSLEGARIRASEVRTIWLSVLVTNVPFLVWFAVTLPPPALAWIAAYALVFVFYSAPPLRFKARPYVDSISNAAYAFPLVLVPYALGDEPVWAAALGLMAWSAAKHTYDAVQDIDEDRSVGITTTAVRLGARGVVAWSGAWWAASTACFALVNIPVAVVNALIAGWLLFGLYRDPRPATGHRLYRYSIAFPYVAGTVAGVQLVVALTLGLYP